From Catharus ustulatus isolate bCatUst1 chromosome 17, bCatUst1.pri.v2, whole genome shotgun sequence, the proteins below share one genomic window:
- the C17H20orf204 gene encoding uncharacterized protein C20orf204 homolog: MLHLQIFPRVLSCAVLLLLLVAVWGRGRRCSIAKILRQYRAVIFHEIQNLRNLTGSVYRSGRAGPACRSDKDHKILLSIYNISMSLREVGAGTLQGPEELAVWRVARNTNFVLRENCRKISKSPPRTAPAPPRRGAPGRRRKQLRDIGRKAERLATCWEKLNALHAPRQAPWDS, from the exons ATGTTGCATCTTCAG ATTTTCCCCCGGGTGCTCTCCTGtgctgttctgctgctcctgctcgtGGCCGTgtggggcagaggcaggaggtgcaGCATCGCCAAAATCCTGCGGCAGTACCGCGCCGTCATCTTCCATGAGATCCAGAACCTG AGAAACCTGACTGGGTCGGTGTACAGGAGTGGGAGGGCTGGGCCCGCCTGTCGTTCGGACAAG gaccACAAGATCCTGCTGTCCATCTACAACATCAGCATGTCCCTGCGGGAGGTGGGGGCTGGCACCCTGCAGGGCCCCGAGGAGCTGGCGGTCTGGAGGGTGGCCAGGAACACCAACTTCGTGCTCCGGGAGAACTGCAGGAAAATCAGCAAG AGCCCCCCGCgcaccgccccggccccgccgcggcgcggggctcccggccgcaggaggaagcagctgcGGGACATCGGCAGGAAGGCGGAGAGGCTGGCGACCTGCTGGGAGAAGCTCAATGCCCTGCACGCACCTCGCCAGGCACCCTGGGACTCGTAG